The Desulfonatronum sp. SC1 genome includes a window with the following:
- a CDS encoding HD-GYP domain-containing protein — protein MRNKAIEPNEDLHEEYYQVSPVILESFPKFRLPLDTFEFREQVAQLIPLTQAGQRISAEQRQMILDKCAQGLIFVARKDHPIYAEHISKQLDLVLVDSSLKSSEIALIIKQGLTDRFKAFLDQPVAPVLVHLQTDLLVLTEYLWHDPFRIKAFKKHLWEDHSLANHGVNSLFIGLALYMRLNEGDLRRKHLDEVAMGLLAHDLGMSKIPAFIRAKTMPLTRDELEKIREHCWIGGKMLHSLEVRSDLILKQALEHHERLDGKGYPQKLPGKEISMVGQLCAVVDSYCAMITDRPYAEALTSSSALSALSQSPGYNDKMVRALMGMMMG, from the coding sequence ATGCGTAATAAAGCCATAGAACCGAACGAAGACCTGCATGAGGAATATTATCAGGTCAGTCCGGTGATCCTGGAAAGTTTTCCGAAATTTCGCCTGCCCTTGGACACGTTTGAATTCAGGGAGCAGGTCGCCCAACTGATTCCCTTGACCCAGGCCGGTCAGCGCATCTCGGCGGAACAACGTCAGATGATCCTGGACAAATGCGCCCAAGGATTGATTTTCGTCGCCCGCAAGGACCATCCGATCTACGCCGAGCATATCAGCAAGCAACTTGACCTGGTCCTCGTTGATTCAAGCCTGAAATCCTCGGAAATTGCCCTGATTATCAAACAAGGCCTGACCGACCGGTTTAAAGCCTTCTTGGACCAACCAGTGGCCCCCGTGCTGGTGCACCTGCAAACCGACCTGCTCGTCCTGACGGAGTATCTCTGGCACGATCCGTTTCGGATCAAGGCGTTCAAGAAACATCTCTGGGAAGACCACTCCCTGGCTAATCACGGCGTCAATTCTCTCTTCATCGGACTGGCCCTGTACATGCGCCTCAATGAAGGCGATCTGCGTCGCAAGCACCTGGACGAAGTCGCCATGGGGCTGTTGGCCCACGATCTGGGCATGTCCAAGATTCCGGCCTTCATCCGAGCCAAGACCATGCCGTTGACCCGGGACGAACTGGAAAAAATCCGGGAACATTGCTGGATCGGCGGAAAAATGCTGCACTCCTTGGAGGTCCGTTCGGACTTGATCCTCAAGCAGGCCTTGGAGCACCATGAACGGTTGGATGGCAAAGGCTATCCGCAAAAGCTGCCTGGCAAGGAGATTAGCATGGTCGGCCAGTTGTGCGCGGTGGTGGATTCCTATTGCGCCATGATCACCGATCGGCCGTACGCCGAGGCCCTGACATCGAGCAGCGCCCTTAGCGCGCTGAGTCAGAGCCCCGGCTACAACGACAAAATGGTCCGCGCCTTGATGGGTATGATGATGGGGTGA
- the katG gene encoding catalase/peroxidase HPI: MSETGKCPVTGKTHDHPAAKGTSHREWWPNQLDLDILHQHAPASNPLGPDFNYAEEFKKLDLAAVKKDLVALMTDSQEWWPADWGHYGGLMIRMAWHSAGTYRTADGRGGGGTGNQRFAPINSWPDNVNLDKSRRLLWPIKKKYGNRISWADLMILAGNCALESMGFKTFGFGGGREDIWQPEEDIYWGSEGEWLGDKRYSGDRDLENPLAAVQMGLIYVNPEGPNGNPDPVASGRDVRETFARMGMNDEETVALTAGGHTFGKCHGAGSADHVGPEPEAAPIEEQGFGWKSSFGSGKGGDTISSGIEGAWKPNPTKWDMGYLKVLFKYEWELVKSPAGANQWLAKDVEDEDMIVDAHDPLKKRRPMMTTADLSLRYDPIYEPIARRYLNDPEGFTDAFARAWFKLTHRDMGPKARYLGPEVPSEDLIWQDPVPAVDHPLIEAKDVADLKAKVLASGLSVAELVSTAWASASTFRGSDKRGGANGARIRLAPQKDWAVNQPDRLAKVLGVLESIQKEFNAAQSGGKKISLADLIVLAGCAGVEAAAKAAGHAVEVPFSPGRTDASQDQTDQESFALLEPEADGFRNYQKKAYSVSAEEMLVDKAQLLTLSAPEMTVLVGGLRVLGANVGGSAHGVFTNRPGALSTDFFTNLLDMGTMWKPASEARDAFEGRDRKSGDLKWTATRVDLIFGSNSRLRALVEVYAQDDTQEKFVRDFVAAWTKVMNLDRFDLT, translated from the coding sequence ATGAGTGAAACAGGAAAATGCCCCGTCACGGGCAAGACGCACGACCATCCGGCCGCCAAAGGCACGTCGCATCGCGAATGGTGGCCCAATCAACTGGACCTGGACATTCTGCACCAGCACGCCCCGGCCTCCAACCCCTTGGGGCCGGATTTCAACTACGCCGAGGAGTTCAAGAAGCTCGACCTGGCCGCGGTGAAAAAGGATCTCGTCGCTCTGATGACCGACTCCCAGGAGTGGTGGCCAGCGGACTGGGGTCATTACGGCGGGTTGATGATCCGCATGGCCTGGCACAGCGCGGGCACCTACCGCACGGCGGACGGACGCGGCGGCGGGGGCACCGGGAACCAGCGCTTCGCGCCCATCAACAGTTGGCCGGACAACGTCAATCTGGACAAGTCCCGGCGTTTGCTCTGGCCGATCAAGAAGAAATACGGCAACAGAATTTCCTGGGCCGACCTGATGATCCTTGCGGGCAACTGCGCGCTGGAGTCCATGGGTTTCAAGACCTTTGGCTTCGGCGGCGGACGTGAGGACATCTGGCAACCGGAAGAGGATATCTACTGGGGCTCCGAGGGCGAGTGGCTGGGCGACAAGCGCTACAGCGGGGATCGTGACCTGGAAAATCCGTTGGCCGCCGTGCAGATGGGCCTGATCTACGTGAACCCCGAAGGTCCGAACGGCAACCCCGACCCGGTGGCCTCGGGCCGCGACGTGCGGGAAACCTTTGCCCGCATGGGCATGAATGATGAAGAGACCGTGGCATTGACCGCCGGTGGTCACACCTTTGGCAAGTGCCACGGCGCGGGATCTGCCGACCACGTAGGCCCTGAACCAGAAGCTGCCCCGATTGAAGAGCAGGGCTTCGGCTGGAAGAGCAGCTTTGGCAGCGGCAAAGGCGGCGACACCATCAGCAGCGGTATCGAGGGAGCCTGGAAGCCCAACCCGACAAAATGGGACATGGGCTATCTGAAGGTGCTCTTCAAGTACGAGTGGGAACTGGTCAAGAGCCCGGCTGGCGCGAACCAGTGGCTGGCCAAGGATGTGGAAGACGAGGACATGATCGTGGACGCCCACGATCCCTTGAAGAAGCGCCGACCGATGATGACCACGGCGGACCTGTCCTTGCGTTACGACCCGATCTATGAACCCATTGCCCGGCGCTACCTGAACGATCCGGAAGGCTTTACGGATGCGTTCGCCAGGGCGTGGTTCAAGCTGACCCACCGGGACATGGGCCCCAAGGCTCGCTACCTCGGCCCGGAAGTCCCGTCCGAAGACTTGATCTGGCAGGATCCGGTTCCGGCTGTTGATCACCCCCTGATCGAGGCCAAGGACGTAGCCGACCTCAAGGCGAAGGTTCTGGCCTCCGGCCTGTCCGTGGCGGAATTGGTCTCCACGGCCTGGGCCTCGGCCTCCACCTTCCGAGGCTCGGACAAGCGCGGCGGAGCCAACGGCGCGCGGATTCGTCTGGCGCCCCAGAAAGACTGGGCCGTGAACCAGCCGGACCGATTGGCCAAGGTACTGGGCGTGCTGGAATCCATCCAGAAGGAGTTCAACGCGGCCCAGTCCGGCGGCAAGAAAATCTCCCTGGCGGACCTGATCGTCCTGGCCGGATGCGCCGGGGTCGAGGCCGCGGCCAAGGCCGCGGGACATGCCGTGGAGGTACCCTTTTCCCCGGGCCGTACGGACGCCTCTCAGGACCAGACCGACCAGGAATCCTTCGCCCTGCTGGAACCCGAAGCCGATGGCTTTCGCAACTATCAGAAGAAGGCGTATTCCGTGTCCGCCGAAGAGATGCTGGTGGACAAGGCCCAGTTGCTGACCCTGAGCGCGCCGGAAATGACGGTCCTCGTTGGTGGGTTGCGGGTGCTGGGAGCCAACGTCGGAGGATCGGCCCACGGCGTGTTCACGAACCGGCCGGGAGCCTTGAGCACCGATTTCTTCACCAACCTGTTGGACATGGGCACAATGTGGAAGCCCGCGTCCGAGGCGCGGGACGCCTTCGAAGGCCGGGACCGCAAGTCCGGAGACCTGAAGTGGACCGCCACTCGGGTGGACCTGATCTTTGGTTCCAACTCGCGATTGCGCGCCCTGGTCGAAGTCTATGCCCAGGACGACACCCAGGAGAAGTTCGTTCGCGACTTCGTTGCGGCCTGGACCAAGGTCATGAATCTGGATCGGTTCGACTTGACATGA
- a CDS encoding HD domain-containing protein codes for MPGIRKSLLQLIFSGSFMKRWNDKLRPMELMEVDKQAHKMIVAWMLFELNTREMSAQERLGIGERIVEGGIFEYLYRLVITDIKPPVFYQIKANPAHYRQLTDWVLDRLKPRVECLGMPFWDRLRLWLDHPEEGDLARRILDAAHSYASRWEFHLITHVQNYDDELEEIEESFRGQLETHRDLAGMPELLQGTGSHLGRLAHLSGQLRFQKRWSQTPRVPETSVLGHMFVVACFGYFFSMAVGACRARAQNNFFAGLVHDLPELLTRDIISPVKRSVARIGDLIREYEFKELERRVFAPLEKGGYSDLSERLSYFLGLDVGSEFVSTVILDGLIREVNWDQLQTTYNQDRFDPKDGNLLKVCDNLAAFMEAYTSLRNGISSDQLQQALWRIRAEYQQTSLGDGVHIGALLADFD; via the coding sequence ATGCCCGGAATCCGCAAAAGCCTTTTGCAGCTTATCTTCTCCGGATCGTTCATGAAGCGCTGGAACGACAAGCTGCGGCCCATGGAGTTGATGGAGGTGGACAAGCAGGCCCATAAGATGATCGTGGCCTGGATGCTCTTTGAACTGAACACCCGGGAGATGTCCGCACAAGAGCGGCTGGGGATCGGCGAGCGGATCGTGGAAGGCGGGATTTTTGAGTATCTGTACCGCCTGGTGATCACGGACATCAAGCCGCCGGTGTTTTACCAGATCAAGGCCAATCCGGCCCATTACCGACAACTGACGGACTGGGTTCTGGACCGGCTCAAGCCCCGGGTGGAGTGTCTCGGCATGCCATTCTGGGACCGGTTGCGGTTGTGGCTGGACCATCCGGAGGAAGGGGATCTGGCCCGACGGATTCTGGACGCGGCCCACAGCTACGCCAGCCGGTGGGAGTTCCATCTGATCACCCACGTCCAAAACTACGACGACGAATTGGAGGAGATCGAGGAGAGCTTTCGCGGGCAACTGGAGACCCATCGGGACTTGGCGGGCATGCCGGAGCTGCTTCAGGGCACGGGAAGCCACCTGGGTCGGCTGGCGCACCTCAGCGGACAGCTGCGATTCCAGAAGCGGTGGTCCCAGACCCCGAGGGTCCCGGAAACCTCGGTCCTGGGGCATATGTTCGTGGTGGCCTGCTTCGGCTACTTTTTCAGCATGGCGGTGGGGGCGTGTCGTGCCAGAGCGCAAAACAACTTCTTCGCCGGGCTGGTCCACGATTTGCCGGAACTGCTGACCAGGGACATCATTTCACCGGTGAAGCGTTCCGTGGCCCGGATCGGCGATTTGATCCGGGAGTATGAATTCAAGGAGTTGGAGCGACGGGTCTTCGCTCCCTTGGAAAAGGGCGGATATTCCGACCTGTCGGAACGGTTGTCTTACTTTCTGGGCTTGGACGTGGGGTCGGAGTTCGTGAGCACGGTCATCCTGGACGGATTGATTCGGGAAGTGAACTGGGACCAGCTCCAGACCACCTACAACCAGGACCGCTTCGACCCCAAGGACGGCAACCTGCTCAAGGTCTGCGACAATCTGGCCGCCTTCATGGAGGCCTACACCTCCCTGCGCAACGGCATCAGCAGCGACCAACTCCAACAGGCCCTCTGGCGTATTCGGGCCGAATACCAGCAGACCAGCCTGGGCGACGGGGTGCATATCGGCGCGTTGCTGGCCGACTTTGACTGA
- a CDS encoding Fur family transcriptional regulator has protein sequence MEKPLSRTNVRLEQMTARLKERDFRLTPQRLAVLKILASSNGHPSVERIYAQVHRDFPTTSIATVYKTVALLRDLGEVLELGFPDGSNRYDGHKPYPHPHVICTKCKIILDPELSGLTDLTREVSAETGFRVTMHRVDFFGVCRACQETASRKETETIGS, from the coding sequence ATGGAGAAACCACTTTCGAGGACCAATGTGCGCCTTGAGCAGATGACCGCCCGGCTCAAAGAGCGTGATTTTCGGTTGACCCCGCAGCGGTTGGCCGTGCTCAAGATATTGGCTTCCAGCAACGGGCATCCCTCGGTGGAGCGGATTTACGCGCAGGTCCACCGGGACTTCCCGACCACGAGCATTGCCACGGTTTACAAGACCGTGGCCCTGCTTCGGGATCTGGGAGAAGTGCTGGAACTGGGTTTTCCCGACGGAAGCAACCGGTATGACGGACACAAGCCCTATCCTCATCCTCATGTCATCTGCACCAAGTGCAAGATCATTCTGGATCCGGAGTTGAGCGGCCTGACGGACCTGACCAGGGAAGTCAGCGCGGAGACCGGTTTTCGGGTCACAATGCACCGCGTGGATTTTTTCGGGGTCTGTCGGGCCTGTCAGGAAACCGCATCCAGGAAAGAGACGGAAACAATCGGTTCGTAG
- a CDS encoding MBL fold metallo-hydrolase, producing the protein MKPIVLLALILMTHLLAGCSGKNPHYDPDKPHHTPTGFQNNYPHSRPSGLDFWRWFFQRRLAGLPREPTLELAPVPPDLEYLHADSSEPSVTWIGHATVLMRMGGLNILTDPVFSRRASPVQWAGPKRWQPPGMALDELPRIDLVLISHSHYDHLDLRSVRGLAAQPGGSPLFLVPLGLKEWFERNVPASRGQVRDFDWWDDLELGDEEGRTLVVFVPAQHWSQRTLRDRNRTLWGGWVVEQPDFVFYFAGDMGYSQDTRDIGERFGGFDLAAIPVGAYEPRWFMQSQHINPEEAVLVHRDVQARRSIGVHWGTFHGITDEPLDQPIADLAEARERHGLNEDDFFLLRHGETRRLDDNR; encoded by the coding sequence ATGAAACCGATTGTTCTGTTAGCCCTGATTTTAATGACTCATCTCCTGGCCGGATGCTCCGGCAAAAATCCGCACTACGACCCTGACAAGCCGCATCACACCCCCACGGGCTTTCAGAACAACTATCCTCACTCCCGGCCCAGCGGCCTGGACTTCTGGCGCTGGTTTTTTCAGAGGCGGCTGGCCGGGCTGCCCAGGGAGCCAACCCTGGAACTGGCCCCGGTGCCCCCGGATCTGGAATATCTGCACGCAGACAGTTCCGAGCCGTCCGTGACCTGGATCGGCCACGCCACGGTGCTGATGCGCATGGGTGGGCTGAACATTCTTACAGACCCCGTCTTTTCGCGGCGGGCCTCCCCGGTGCAATGGGCCGGCCCCAAACGCTGGCAGCCGCCCGGAATGGCCCTGGATGAACTGCCGCGCATCGACCTGGTGCTGATCTCCCACAGCCATTACGACCACTTGGATCTCCGCTCCGTGCGCGGGCTGGCGGCTCAACCCGGCGGCTCTCCGCTGTTCCTGGTTCCCTTGGGTCTCAAGGAGTGGTTTGAGCGCAACGTTCCCGCCTCCCGCGGCCAGGTGCGGGATTTTGACTGGTGGGATGACTTAGAGTTGGGCGACGAAGAAGGGCGAACCTTGGTGGTTTTCGTTCCGGCCCAGCACTGGTCCCAGCGCACGTTGCGGGATCGAAATCGGACCCTTTGGGGCGGTTGGGTGGTGGAGCAGCCGGATTTCGTGTTTTATTTCGCCGGAGACATGGGCTATTCCCAGGACACCAGGGACATCGGGGAGCGCTTCGGCGGCTTCGACCTGGCGGCCATCCCCGTGGGCGCGTACGAGCCGCGCTGGTTCATGCAAAGCCAGCACATCAACCCGGAGGAAGCCGTGCTGGTACACCGGGACGTGCAGGCCCGGCGCTCCATCGGTGTCCACTGGGGAACCTTTCACGGGATCACGGACGAGCCCCTGGATCAGCCCATCGCCGACCTGGCCGAAGCCAGGGAACGGCACGGCCTGAATGAAGACGATTTTTTTCTGTTGCGCCACGGTGAAACGCGGCGACTTGATGATAACAGGTAA
- a CDS encoding NUDIX hydrolase, with amino-acid sequence MEHDPLTPWLEWAREIQALSQTGLAFAQTHYERIRYHRLLELASEMVASRTCLETEDILRTFLVQPGYATVKVDVRGAVVRDDRILLVRERTDGKWAMPGGWADVGEYPSAMIAREIFEESGYEAKPIRLVGVYDANRAGRPMEFFHAYKVLFLCELTGGAPSASDETSDVGFFPFEDLPPLSEHRTNHIHLSEVRRHLADPTRPAAFD; translated from the coding sequence ATGGAACATGACCCACTCACCCCTTGGCTGGAGTGGGCCAGGGAGATTCAAGCCCTGAGCCAGACCGGCCTCGCCTTTGCCCAGACTCACTACGAACGTATCCGCTATCATCGCCTGTTGGAGCTGGCTTCGGAAATGGTCGCCAGTCGGACCTGTCTGGAGACGGAGGATATCCTGCGCACGTTCCTGGTTCAGCCCGGATACGCCACGGTCAAGGTGGACGTGCGCGGGGCCGTGGTCCGGGACGACCGTATCCTGCTGGTCCGGGAGCGGACCGACGGCAAATGGGCCATGCCCGGCGGCTGGGCCGACGTGGGTGAGTACCCGTCGGCCATGATCGCCCGAGAGATTTTCGAGGAAAGCGGATACGAGGCCAAGCCGATCCGGCTGGTCGGCGTGTACGACGCCAACCGCGCTGGTCGGCCCATGGAGTTTTTTCACGCCTACAAAGTATTGTTTCTGTGCGAACTGACCGGCGGGGCACCCTCTGCCAGCGACGAAACCTCGGACGTGGGCTTTTTCCCCTTCGAAGACCTGCCGCCGCTTTCCGAGCACCGCACCAACCACATCCACCTCTCGGAGGTCCGTCGTCATCTTGCGGACCCGACCCGCCCGGCCGCATTCGATTGA
- the mraZ gene encoding division/cell wall cluster transcriptional repressor MraZ, producing the protein MSGKPMTFRGHAYRSLDPKGRLVLPTEFRDVILNTGTHARVILTNFDGCVVGYSLQEWERIEESFQRINMLNRQLRDFQRFFISGAMEVELDKQGRILIPPHLRTYAGLTREVALAGVGRKFEIWDLERFEEQRRKMEESFDLVMDALAQTECDLRI; encoded by the coding sequence ATGAGTGGAAAGCCGATGACCTTTCGCGGACATGCCTATCGCAGCCTGGACCCCAAAGGGCGCTTGGTACTTCCTACGGAATTTCGGGATGTTATCCTTAACACAGGAACACATGCCCGGGTCATTCTGACAAATTTCGACGGATGCGTGGTGGGATACTCGCTTCAGGAGTGGGAACGGATCGAAGAGAGTTTTCAACGCATCAACATGCTGAATCGACAGTTGCGGGATTTTCAGCGCTTTTTCATCTCCGGGGCCATGGAGGTTGAACTGGACAAACAGGGCCGGATTCTCATTCCTCCTCATTTGCGAACCTACGCCGGCCTCACGCGGGAAGTCGCCCTGGCCGGCGTGGGACGAAAATTCGAGATCTGGGACTTGGAGCGGTTTGAAGAACAGCGACGCAAGATGGAAGAGAGCTTTGATCTGGTCATGGACGCCCTGGCTCAGACGGAGTGCGACCTGCGCATCTAG